In a single window of the Massilia oculi genome:
- a CDS encoding AAA family ATPase, with protein sequence MFNKLHAVARQVNEVVVGKDQQVRLALTCLLAGGHLLLDDLPGVGKTTLAHALAISLGLRFNRVQFTSDLLPADVAGISVYERDKNEFVFHPGPIFTQVLLADEINRATPKTQSGLLEAMEERQVSADGVTRPLPEPFFVIATQNPANQVGVFPLPESQLDRFLMCLSLGYPDAAAERALLNGEDRRNMLKTLQPAMLPEELAQAQRQLREIHASGNLVTYVQALAQASRQNGLFAEGLSPRAAIALLQAGRAWAALEGRDHVIPEDIQAVLVPVCAHRLRPLRAAHGTALASRDLVLQLQKAVPV encoded by the coding sequence ATGTTCAACAAACTGCACGCCGTCGCACGCCAGGTCAACGAAGTCGTGGTCGGCAAGGACCAGCAGGTGCGCCTGGCCCTGACCTGCCTGCTGGCCGGCGGCCACCTGCTGCTGGACGACCTGCCGGGCGTGGGCAAGACCACCCTGGCGCATGCGCTGGCGATCTCGCTCGGCCTGCGCTTCAACCGGGTCCAGTTCACCAGCGACCTGCTGCCGGCCGACGTGGCCGGCATCTCGGTCTACGAGCGCGACAAGAACGAGTTCGTGTTCCATCCCGGCCCCATCTTCACCCAGGTGCTGCTGGCCGACGAGATCAACCGCGCCACGCCCAAGACCCAGTCGGGCCTGCTCGAGGCGATGGAAGAACGCCAGGTGTCGGCCGACGGCGTCACGCGGCCGCTGCCCGAGCCCTTCTTCGTGATCGCGACCCAGAACCCGGCCAACCAGGTCGGCGTGTTCCCGCTGCCCGAATCGCAGCTCGACCGCTTCCTGATGTGCCTGAGCCTGGGCTACCCGGACGCCGCCGCCGAACGCGCGCTCTTGAATGGCGAAGACCGCCGGAACATGTTGAAAACGCTTCAACCGGCCATGCTGCCCGAGGAGCTGGCGCAGGCCCAGCGCCAGCTGCGCGAGATCCACGCGTCAGGCAACCTGGTCACCTATGTGCAGGCGCTGGCTCAGGCCTCGCGCCAGAACGGCCTGTTCGCCGAAGGCCTGTCGCCGCGCGCCGCGATCGCCCTGCTCCAGGCCGGCCGCGCCTGGGCCGCGCTGGAAGGCCGCGACCACGTGATCCCGGAAGACATCCAGGCGGTGCTGGTGCCGGTCTGCGCGCACCGCCTGCGTCCCCTGCGCGCCGCCCACGGCACCGCGCTGGCCAGTCGCGACCTGGTGCTGCAGCTGCAGAAGGCGGTTCCGGTCTGA
- a CDS encoding transglutaminase family protein yields the protein MKLLATPLTRDKADTLLLLGSAVLVLAPHTLHLPLWVSLLCGATLAWRAAITLRGKRMPPALVLLPVAVAAMAGVQFSYDTLLGKDAGVAMLVLLVAFKMLEMHARRDLFVVIFLCFFLVLTNFFYSQGIGTALLTIASVLLLLATQLSFQFAGSVPPLRTRLAMAGRTLAFALPIAIVLFVVFPRIHGPLWTMPGAGGGPSSGLSDSMAPGQMLNLALSEEPAFRVRFLTPPPVQSQLYWRGPVLDFFDGLTWSRGASQASGRDLHLAVHGEPIDYEVTLEPSQSRWVFTLEMPGELPQVAGHALRLSPQFELTASDALSSRVRYRASSHLQFVFQGGPSLDDARRWLLLPYGFNQRALAAGRALRRLPDPVQRVEAVLAQFREQPFEYTLAPPLLGRDTVDEFLYGTRSGFCEHYSGAFVFLMRAAGVPARVVTGYQGGEINPLDGFMTVRQSDAHAWAEVWIAGIGWQRVDPTAAVAPERVRRGLDASVPRPAPFGIEALRGMNPFQGGANAWLAQLRNAVGAVNNGWNQWVLNYTPERQRAVVRDLQRKLFGWPFIALLTSVALGLASLVFLRRRREIHPVDALYSTLCKRLGQLGLARAQHEGPSAYAARVAAAELAPPSRAAAQEFLRRYSAWRYAPPSTDPRLIATLKSLLSQVR from the coding sequence ATGAAGCTGCTGGCAACGCCCCTCACCCGCGACAAGGCCGACACCCTGCTGCTGCTGGGCAGCGCGGTGCTGGTGCTGGCGCCGCATACCCTGCACCTGCCGCTCTGGGTCTCGCTGCTGTGCGGCGCCACGCTGGCCTGGCGCGCCGCGATCACCCTGCGCGGCAAGCGCATGCCGCCGGCCCTGGTGCTGCTGCCGGTGGCGGTGGCAGCGATGGCCGGCGTGCAGTTCAGCTACGACACGCTGCTCGGCAAGGATGCCGGGGTGGCGATGCTGGTGCTGCTGGTCGCCTTCAAGATGCTCGAGATGCATGCGCGGCGCGACCTGTTCGTCGTGATCTTCCTGTGCTTCTTCCTGGTGCTGACCAACTTCTTCTATTCCCAGGGCATCGGCACCGCCCTGCTGACGATCGCCTCGGTGCTGCTATTGCTGGCAACTCAACTTTCGTTCCAGTTCGCAGGCAGCGTGCCGCCGCTGCGCACCCGCCTGGCGATGGCCGGCCGCACGCTGGCCTTCGCCCTGCCGATCGCGATCGTGCTGTTCGTGGTCTTCCCGCGCATCCACGGCCCGCTGTGGACCATGCCGGGCGCTGGCGGCGGCCCGAGTTCGGGCCTGTCGGACTCGATGGCGCCGGGCCAGATGTTGAACCTGGCCCTGTCCGAGGAGCCCGCCTTCCGCGTGCGCTTCCTGACGCCGCCCCCGGTGCAGTCCCAGCTCTACTGGCGCGGCCCGGTGCTCGATTTCTTCGACGGCCTGACCTGGTCGCGCGGCGCCAGCCAGGCCTCCGGCCGCGACCTGCACCTGGCGGTGCACGGCGAACCGATCGACTACGAGGTCACGCTGGAACCCTCGCAGTCGCGCTGGGTGTTTACGCTGGAGATGCCGGGCGAGCTGCCGCAGGTGGCCGGCCATGCATTGCGCCTGTCGCCGCAGTTCGAGCTGACCGCCAGCGATGCGCTCTCCAGCCGCGTGCGCTATCGCGCCAGCTCGCACCTGCAATTCGTTTTCCAGGGCGGGCCGAGCCTGGACGACGCCCGCCGCTGGCTGCTGCTGCCGTATGGCTTCAACCAGCGCGCGCTGGCCGCCGGGCGCGCGCTGCGCCGACTTCCCGACCCGGTGCAAAGAGTCGAGGCCGTGCTGGCGCAGTTCCGCGAGCAGCCGTTCGAGTACACGCTGGCGCCGCCGCTGCTGGGCCGGGACACGGTCGACGAATTCCTGTACGGCACCCGCTCGGGCTTTTGCGAACACTATTCGGGCGCCTTCGTGTTCCTGATGCGTGCGGCCGGCGTGCCGGCGCGCGTGGTGACCGGCTACCAGGGCGGCGAGATCAATCCGCTCGACGGCTTCATGACGGTGCGCCAGTCCGATGCCCATGCCTGGGCCGAAGTCTGGATCGCGGGAATTGGCTGGCAGCGGGTCGACCCGACCGCGGCGGTGGCGCCCGAGCGCGTGCGGCGCGGACTGGACGCCTCGGTGCCGCGCCCGGCCCCGTTCGGCATCGAGGCGCTGCGCGGCATGAATCCGTTCCAGGGCGGCGCCAATGCGTGGCTGGCCCAGCTGCGCAACGCCGTCGGCGCCGTCAACAATGGCTGGAACCAGTGGGTACTCAACTATACGCCGGAGCGCCAGCGCGCCGTCGTGCGCGACTTGCAGCGCAAGCTGTTCGGCTGGCCTTTTATCGCTCTGCTAACGTCTGTTGCCCTGGGCCTCGCCTCCCTGGTCTTTTTGCGCCGGCGTCGCGAAATCCACCCGGTCGATGCTCTATACTCGACCCTGTGCAAGCGTCTCGGCCAGCTGGGCCTGGCGCGCGCGCAGCACGAAGGACCGAGCGCCTACGCGGCGCGGGTCGCCGCCGCCGAACTGGCGCCGCCATCGCGCGCGGCGGCGCAGGAATTCCTGCGTCGTTACAGCGCCTGGCGCTACGCGCCTCCGTCAACCGATCCCCGGCTTATCGCCACCTTGAAAAGCTTATTGTCGCAAGTCAGATGA
- the ylqF gene encoding ribosome biogenesis GTPase YlqF, whose product MSIQWFPGHMNAAKREAAEQMENIDLVIEVLDARLPEASCNPLVEELRKFRQRPCLKVLNKIDLADPNATAAWKAYYDAQEGVTAYPMTTKKPADVARIPDLALSLAPHRGVPTKPLRIMIMGIPNVGKSTLMNALLKKRVAKVGDEPAVTKTQQRLYLNKNVVLVDTPGMLWPKIAMASDGLMLAASHAIGTNALVEEEVAEYLGELLLVRYPQLLTARYGFKTEGMDGVAVIEGVAQRRGFRVRGGDFDYEKAAHTLLQDYRQGALGRISLETPESRAASLARHEAEVAEKARIAAEKAAAKAEEAARGKRGT is encoded by the coding sequence ATGTCGATTCAATGGTTCCCTGGCCACATGAACGCGGCCAAGCGGGAAGCGGCCGAGCAGATGGAAAACATCGATCTGGTGATCGAGGTCCTCGATGCGCGCCTGCCCGAGGCGAGCTGCAACCCTTTGGTGGAAGAGCTGCGCAAGTTCCGCCAGCGTCCCTGCCTGAAGGTCCTGAACAAGATCGACCTGGCCGACCCGAACGCGACCGCTGCCTGGAAAGCCTATTATGATGCCCAGGAAGGCGTGACCGCCTATCCGATGACGACCAAGAAGCCGGCCGACGTCGCCCGCATCCCGGACCTGGCCCTGTCGCTGGCCCCGCACCGCGGCGTGCCGACCAAGCCGTTGCGGATCATGATCATGGGCATCCCCAATGTGGGAAAGTCAACGCTGATGAACGCGCTGCTGAAAAAGCGCGTGGCCAAGGTGGGCGACGAGCCGGCCGTGACCAAGACCCAGCAGCGCCTGTACCTGAACAAGAACGTGGTGCTGGTCGACACCCCCGGCATGCTGTGGCCAAAGATCGCCATGGCCAGCGACGGCCTGATGCTGGCCGCCAGCCACGCGATCGGCACCAATGCCCTGGTCGAGGAAGAAGTGGCCGAATACCTGGGCGAGCTGCTGCTGGTGCGTTATCCGCAGCTGCTCACCGCGCGCTACGGCTTCAAGACCGAAGGGATGGACGGCGTGGCCGTGATCGAGGGCGTGGCCCAGCGCCGGGGTTTTCGCGTGCGCGGCGGCGATTTCGATTACGAGAAAGCTGCACATACCCTGTTGCAGGATTACCGCCAGGGCGCGCTGGGCCGCATCAGCCTCGAGACGCCCGAGTCGCGTGCGGCCAGCCTGGCCCGGCACGAGGCCGAAGTGGCCGAGAAAGCCCGTATCGCAGCCGAGAAGGCCGCCGCCAAGGCCGAAGAAGCGGCGCGCGGCAAGCGCGGGACGTAA
- a CDS encoding TonB-dependent receptor: MIFAAAPRRAPLALACASALFALATPAIAQDGLPSVVITGPRFPAQATPIGATVITAEQIRSAGATDVNQAIRKIGGVFGRQSLDGSSDFGLDLRGFGTNSAQNTVVLVDGVRLNENELAHTVLSTIPVDTVERIEITRGGSSVLYGDGATGGVINIVTRRSAGAGTHGSLFAEAGRFDHRDLRASVSHGAGPWSFDAAVSDRSTDNYRDNNKYEQTSFSGGLQYAYAPNGRAGLRVESARSDSRLPGSLSEEQFLTIPTQTNTPNDYGSVDTDRVTAFVEHRIGNVDLAAELSHRERDVSSTYDFGAPSTSIYEAGQTQFSPRLRHTLDLGDKRNEFVTGIDLIRWDRKVTSSFSAGDARQDSKAFYLRDELRWNVPHNSRLAVGGRHERFEKDYSDPLAFPPVLGEHRKQSLNAWTVEGSIDVMPLVTVFAKAGRSYRIANIDENAYRSTLDVLEPQTSRDLELGVSAGLDARKVTARVFRHRLTNEIFYDPTIGYGANTNLDPTRRQGVELEGQATFADAWRLLGSWQYVQAEFRDGPNAGREMVLVPKHVVTARLAWTPGDGQSADIGAQWVDSQRYGDDFTNSCSTRMPSFTTIDARYARRFGPWEVAVSGLNLADRQYYSQAYNCRAGIYPSDGRQLKLSLRFDF, encoded by the coding sequence ATGATTTTTGCAGCTGCACCGCGCCGCGCGCCACTCGCACTGGCTTGCGCATCCGCCCTGTTCGCCCTCGCCACCCCGGCGATCGCCCAGGATGGCTTGCCGTCCGTCGTCATTACAGGCCCGCGCTTCCCGGCCCAGGCCACGCCGATCGGCGCCACCGTCATCACCGCCGAGCAGATCCGCAGCGCCGGCGCCACCGACGTCAACCAGGCGATCCGCAAGATCGGCGGCGTGTTCGGCCGCCAGAGCCTGGACGGCTCGTCCGACTTCGGCCTCGACCTGCGCGGCTTCGGCACCAACAGCGCCCAGAACACGGTGGTGCTGGTCGACGGCGTGCGCCTGAACGAGAACGAGCTGGCGCACACGGTGCTGTCGACGATCCCCGTGGACACGGTCGAGCGCATCGAGATCACGCGTGGCGGCAGCAGCGTGCTGTATGGCGATGGCGCCACCGGCGGCGTGATCAACATCGTCACCCGCCGCAGCGCTGGCGCCGGCACCCACGGTTCGCTGTTCGCCGAAGCCGGCCGCTTCGACCACCGCGACCTGCGCGCTTCGGTCTCCCACGGCGCCGGCCCATGGTCGTTCGACGCCGCGGTCAGCGACCGCAGCACCGATAACTACCGCGACAACAACAAGTACGAACAGACCAGCTTCAGCGGCGGGCTGCAGTATGCCTATGCGCCGAACGGCCGCGCCGGCCTGCGTGTCGAGAGCGCGCGCTCCGATTCGCGCCTGCCAGGCTCGCTGAGCGAAGAGCAGTTCCTGACCATTCCGACCCAGACCAATACCCCGAACGATTACGGCTCGGTCGACACCGATCGCGTGACCGCCTTCGTGGAGCACCGTATCGGCAACGTCGACCTGGCGGCCGAGCTGTCGCACCGCGAGCGCGACGTCTCGTCCACTTACGATTTCGGCGCACCATCGACGTCGATCTACGAGGCCGGGCAGACCCAGTTCTCGCCGCGCCTGCGTCACACCCTCGACCTCGGCGACAAGCGCAACGAATTCGTCACCGGCATCGACCTGATCCGCTGGGACCGCAAGGTCACCTCCAGCTTCTCGGCCGGCGACGCGCGCCAGGACTCGAAAGCCTTCTACCTGCGCGACGAACTGCGTTGGAATGTGCCGCACAACTCCCGCCTGGCGGTCGGCGGCCGTCACGAGCGTTTCGAGAAGGACTACAGCGACCCGCTGGCGTTCCCGCCAGTCCTGGGCGAGCACCGCAAGCAGTCGCTCAACGCCTGGACCGTGGAAGGCAGCATCGACGTGATGCCGCTCGTGACCGTGTTCGCCAAGGCCGGCCGCAGCTACCGCATCGCCAACATCGACGAGAACGCCTACCGTTCGACCCTGGACGTGCTGGAGCCGCAGACCTCGCGCGACCTGGAACTGGGCGTCAGCGCCGGCCTCGATGCCCGTAAAGTGACTGCCCGTGTGTTCCGCCACCGCCTGACGAACGAGATCTTCTACGACCCGACCATCGGCTATGGCGCCAACACCAACCTCGATCCGACCCGCCGCCAGGGCGTGGAGCTGGAAGGGCAAGCGACCTTCGCCGACGCCTGGCGCCTGCTTGGTTCGTGGCAATACGTGCAGGCCGAGTTCCGCGACGGCCCGAACGCCGGCCGCGAGATGGTGCTGGTGCCGAAGCACGTCGTCACCGCGCGCCTGGCCTGGACGCCGGGCGATGGCCAGAGCGCCGACATCGGCGCCCAGTGGGTCGACAGCCAGCGCTACGGCGACGACTTCACCAACAGCTGCAGCACCCGCATGCCGTCGTTCACCACGATCGACGCCCGCTATGCGCGCCGCTTCGGCCCGTGGGAGGTGGCGGTGTCGGGCCTGAACCTGGCCGACCGCCAGTACTACAGCCAGGCCTACAACTGCCGCGCCGGCATCTATCCGAGCGATGGCCGCCAGCTCAAACTGTCGCTGCGCTTCGACTTCTGA
- a CDS encoding DODA-type extradiol aromatic ring-opening family dioxygenase — protein MARLPTLPTYFVSHGGGPWPWMREQYGAAYDQLADSLAALRAEAGETVRAVLVVTAHWETPQFMVSSGTAPGMIYDYGGFPPHTYQVRYPAPGEPALARRVADLLGAAGHPAALDAERGFDHGTFSMLYPVYPEARMPVVQLSIRRDLDPATHLAAGRALAPLRDEGILIIGSGLSYHNLRQFGPNGREASKAFDGWLQHALLDLDPARREQALLRWDTAPMARAAHPREEHLIPLMVALGAAGQEAAACVYHEEAFMGNLTVSSFRFGAPPAA, from the coding sequence ATGGCGCGCTTGCCCACCTTGCCCACCTATTTCGTCTCGCACGGCGGCGGCCCCTGGCCGTGGATGCGCGAGCAATACGGAGCGGCCTACGACCAGTTGGCGGACTCGCTGGCCGCACTACGCGCCGAGGCTGGAGAGACGGTGCGCGCGGTGCTGGTCGTGACCGCCCATTGGGAGACGCCGCAGTTCATGGTGTCGTCCGGCACGGCGCCCGGCATGATCTACGACTACGGCGGCTTCCCGCCGCATACCTATCAGGTCAGGTACCCGGCGCCGGGCGAGCCGGCGCTGGCGCGGCGCGTGGCCGACCTGCTCGGGGCAGCGGGCCATCCAGCCGCGCTGGATGCCGAGCGCGGCTTCGACCATGGCACCTTCTCGATGCTGTACCCGGTCTATCCGGAAGCGCGCATGCCGGTGGTGCAGCTGTCGATCCGGCGCGACCTGGATCCGGCCACCCACCTGGCGGCGGGCCGCGCGCTGGCGCCGCTGCGCGACGAGGGCATCCTGATCATCGGCAGCGGGCTGTCGTACCACAACCTGCGCCAGTTCGGGCCGAACGGACGCGAGGCCTCGAAGGCTTTCGATGGCTGGCTGCAGCACGCGCTGCTCGACCTCGATCCGGCTCGGCGCGAACAGGCCTTGCTGCGCTGGGATACGGCGCCGATGGCGCGCGCCGCGCATCCGCGCGAGGAACACCTGATTCCGCTGATGGTGGCGCTGGGGGCGGCCGGGCAGGAGGCGGCGGCCTGCGTCTATCATGAAGAGGCGTTCATGGGAAATCTGACGGTGTCGAGTTTCAGGTTCGGAGCACCGCCAGCGGCGTGA
- a CDS encoding histone deacetylase family protein yields MSTAIYSHPDCLRHEMGSWHPESPARLQAIDDQLILARLDGLIEQRSAPLAEVEQVLRNHTQGALALVRDHVPATPGDYYPLDGDTSLCHYSYQAALRAAGAAVAATDDVIKGSVSNAFCSVRPPGHHATPTEPMGFCLFNNVAIAARHALDVHGLERVAIVDFDVHHGNGTADAFRDEPRVLMASFFQHPFYPYSEVEPVTANRINVPVPARCDGDAVRKLVREHWLPALHAFQPQMIFISAGFDGHRDDDMGGIGLVEADYAWITRQIMAVAKEHAGGRVVSCLEGGYDLSALGRSVVAHLKVMADLE; encoded by the coding sequence ATGAGTACAGCGATTTACAGCCACCCGGACTGCCTGCGGCATGAAATGGGCAGCTGGCACCCCGAATCCCCGGCCCGCCTGCAGGCGATCGACGACCAGCTGATCCTGGCCCGGCTGGACGGGCTGATCGAGCAGCGCAGCGCGCCGCTGGCCGAGGTCGAGCAGGTGCTCCGCAACCATACGCAGGGAGCGCTGGCGCTGGTGCGCGACCACGTGCCGGCCACGCCCGGCGACTACTACCCGCTCGACGGCGATACCTCGCTCTGTCATTACAGCTACCAGGCGGCGCTGCGCGCGGCCGGGGCCGCGGTGGCCGCCACCGATGACGTCATCAAGGGCAGCGTCTCGAACGCCTTCTGCTCGGTGCGCCCGCCCGGCCACCACGCCACGCCGACCGAGCCGATGGGGTTCTGCCTGTTCAACAACGTCGCGATCGCGGCCCGCCACGCCCTCGACGTCCACGGCCTGGAGCGGGTGGCCATCGTCGATTTCGACGTCCACCACGGCAACGGCACCGCCGACGCCTTCCGCGACGAGCCGCGCGTATTGATGGCCAGCTTCTTCCAGCATCCCTTCTATCCCTACAGCGAGGTCGAGCCGGTCACGGCCAACCGCATCAATGTACCGGTGCCCGCGCGCTGCGACGGCGACGCGGTGCGCAAGCTGGTGCGGGAACACTGGCTGCCGGCCCTGCACGCCTTCCAGCCGCAGATGATCTTCATCTCGGCCGGCTTCGACGGCCACCGCGACGACGACATGGGCGGCATCGGCCTGGTGGAGGCCGACTATGCCTGGATCACGCGCCAGATCATGGCGGTGGCGAAGGAGCACGCCGGCGGGCGCGTCGTGAGTTGCCTGGAAGGCGGCTACGACCTGTCGGCGCTGGGGCGCAGCGTGGTGGCGCACCTGAAGGTGATGGCCGACCTCGAGTAG
- a CDS encoding DUF58 domain-containing protein, producing the protein MAQAQQTVRGRQGLRGRLRRATGAWLPRAGKLDAGEVVLRQRRVFILPSRAGLGFAVLMAVLLIGSINYALGLGFGLTFLALSCALVDMVATYRNLAHLALQQGRVAPVFAGQEVQFELQVFNRTRLARYAIRADLADVAEPRHVADIAPGAHAILTLSVPTLQRGWVAPARIKLSTRFPLGLFTAWSYWRPAGRALVYPRPEDGAPSLPLGGGSGSSLRAAGHDDFAGVRNYQAGDSPRQLAWRQIARLDPSIGGALLSKHFEGGGGDELVLDFDALPSTLDLELRLSRLTRWVLEAESRALPYAFRLGALRLPAALGAAHQAACLRALALHELKNDHGDAA; encoded by the coding sequence ATGGCGCAGGCGCAGCAGACGGTCCGGGGGCGGCAGGGGCTGCGGGGGCGGTTGCGCCGCGCGACCGGCGCCTGGCTGCCGCGCGCCGGCAAGCTGGACGCCGGCGAGGTGGTGCTCAGGCAGCGCCGCGTGTTCATCTTGCCGAGCCGGGCCGGCCTGGGCTTCGCGGTGCTGATGGCGGTGCTGTTGATCGGCTCGATCAATTATGCCCTGGGCCTGGGCTTCGGCCTGACCTTTCTCGCGCTTTCATGCGCGCTGGTGGACATGGTCGCCACCTACCGCAACCTGGCGCACCTGGCCCTGCAGCAGGGCCGCGTTGCGCCCGTGTTCGCCGGCCAGGAAGTCCAGTTCGAGCTGCAGGTCTTCAACCGCACGCGCCTGGCGCGCTACGCCATCCGGGCCGACCTTGCCGACGTGGCCGAACCGCGCCACGTGGCCGACATCGCGCCCGGCGCCCATGCGATCCTGACCCTGTCGGTGCCGACCCTGCAACGCGGCTGGGTGGCGCCGGCCCGGATAAAACTGTCGACGCGCTTTCCGCTCGGCCTGTTCACCGCCTGGAGCTACTGGCGTCCCGCCGGGCGCGCCCTGGTTTATCCGCGCCCCGAGGACGGCGCGCCGAGCCTGCCGCTGGGCGGGGGCAGCGGCAGCAGCCTGCGCGCCGCCGGCCACGACGATTTCGCCGGCGTGCGCAATTACCAGGCCGGCGATTCGCCGCGCCAGCTGGCCTGGCGCCAGATCGCCCGGCTCGATCCCAGCATCGGCGGCGCCCTGTTGTCCAAGCATTTCGAGGGCGGTGGCGGCGACGAGCTGGTGCTCGACTTCGATGCCCTGCCGTCCACGCTCGACCTCGAGCTGCGCCTGTCGCGCCTGACGCGCTGGGTGCTGGAGGCGGAAAGCCGCGCCCTGCCCTATGCCTTCCGCCTGGGCGCGCTGCGCTTGCCCGCCGCCCTCGGCGCGGCCCACCAGGCGGCCTGCCTGCGCGCGCTGGCGCTGCATGAGCTCAAGAACGACCATGGGGACGCGGCATGA
- a CDS encoding cobalamin-binding protein: protein MKSALAAVLAATSINALAAIAVVDDAGRTVTLARPAQRVISLAPHVTELLFAAGGGARVVGAVNYSDYPAAAKKLPLVGSYNRIDVERLLALKPDLLVVWHSGNPTRQIEQLSRLGIPIYHSEPSRLAQVGDSLLRLGRLLGTEPAARQAAQEYTARIAALRTRYAGRPQVGVFYQVWDRPLYTLNDDHIASDILRLCGGRNLFGALKTIAPEVGVEAVIEADPEVILVGKRDDPEDPGWKIWQPYKGMTAVKRGNLFAIDGDLTSRAGPRTAEGATRICALLEEARGRRP, encoded by the coding sequence ATGAAGTCCGCGCTGGCGGCCGTGCTGGCCGCAACGTCGATCAACGCGCTGGCGGCGATCGCCGTCGTCGACGACGCCGGGCGCACGGTCACGCTGGCGCGTCCGGCGCAGCGGGTGATCTCGCTCGCGCCCCATGTCACCGAGCTGCTGTTCGCGGCCGGCGGCGGGGCGCGCGTGGTCGGCGCCGTGAACTACAGCGACTATCCCGCAGCGGCGAAAAAGCTGCCCCTGGTCGGCAGCTACAACAGGATCGATGTCGAGCGCTTGCTGGCCCTGAAACCCGACCTGCTGGTGGTCTGGCATAGCGGCAACCCGACGCGCCAGATCGAGCAACTGTCGCGGCTGGGGATACCCATCTATCACAGCGAGCCGAGCCGGCTGGCACAGGTCGGCGACAGCCTGCTGCGCCTGGGCCGGCTGCTCGGCACCGAACCGGCGGCCCGGCAGGCGGCGCAAGAGTATACGGCGCGCATCGCGGCGCTGAGGACGCGCTACGCCGGGCGTCCGCAGGTGGGCGTGTTCTACCAGGTCTGGGATCGCCCGTTATACACCCTCAACGACGACCACATCGCCAGCGACATCCTGCGCCTGTGCGGCGGACGCAACCTGTTCGGCGCCCTGAAGACGATCGCGCCCGAGGTCGGCGTCGAGGCGGTGATCGAAGCCGATCCCGAAGTCATCCTGGTGGGCAAGCGCGACGATCCCGAGGATCCCGGCTGGAAAATATGGCAACCCTACAAGGGCATGACGGCGGTAAAGCGCGGCAACCTGTTCGCAATCGATGGCGACCTGACCAGCCGGGCGGGGCCGCGCACGGCCGAGGGCGCCACCCGCATCTGCGCGCTGCTCGAAGAAGCGCGCGGGCGCCGGCCTTGA
- a CDS encoding thiol:disulfide interchange protein DsbA/DsbL gives MRTLRFALVAAALVAGFANASPTNPQVGAEYTVLANPQPTQTVGKKVEVVEFFAYHCGACNAFEPSLVNWVKKQGDNIVMRRIPLPFQGASDPEARLFLTLDAMGKLEEYHHRVFRAVHVERKRLMKDDDIIAWATSNGLDKAKFLEAWNSFGVQTKLKRLPQIAEAYKASSTPTVVIDGKYVVSPATVAQSNKIQDMGQLMTATGQVLDALVAKAAKEK, from the coding sequence ATGCGCACCCTGCGTTTCGCCCTCGTTGCCGCTGCCCTGGTCGCCGGTTTCGCCAATGCCTCGCCGACCAATCCTCAGGTTGGCGCCGAATACACCGTGCTCGCGAACCCGCAGCCGACCCAGACGGTCGGCAAGAAGGTCGAAGTGGTCGAATTCTTCGCCTACCACTGCGGCGCCTGCAACGCGTTCGAGCCGAGCCTGGTGAATTGGGTCAAGAAGCAGGGTGACAACATCGTGATGCGCCGCATCCCGCTGCCGTTCCAGGGCGCCAGCGATCCCGAAGCCCGCCTGTTCCTGACGCTCGACGCCATGGGCAAGCTGGAGGAGTATCATCATCGCGTGTTCCGCGCCGTGCACGTCGAGCGCAAGCGCCTGATGAAGGACGACGACATCATCGCCTGGGCCACCTCCAACGGCCTGGATAAAGCCAAGTTCCTCGAAGCGTGGAACTCGTTCGGCGTGCAGACCAAGCTCAAGCGCCTGCCGCAGATCGCCGAAGCATACAAGGCCAGCAGCACCCCGACCGTCGTCATCGACGGCAAATACGTCGTGTCGCCGGCAACGGTGGCGCAATCCAACAAGATCCAGGACATGGGCCAGCTGATGACGGCGACCGGCCAGGTCCTTGATGCACTGGTGGCGAAGGCAGCCAAGGAAAAATGA
- a CDS encoding helix-turn-helix transcriptional regulator, translating into MNTPERILLQLKMRGPQTAQALADGLGLTSMGVRRHLDQAQDKGLVESHDSSGKVGRPVRRWSLSEAGHARFPDRHAELTVDLIGQVQALFGPAAMERLIAAREQASEALYRSRLHEVAPDAPLARRVEALARVRDEEGYMAEAQPQEDGGVLLVEHHCPICAAAAACQDFCRSELAVFERVLGPEVKVVRIEHQLGGARRCAYAVTPRTAE; encoded by the coding sequence ATGAACACACCGGAACGCATCCTGTTGCAGCTCAAGATGCGCGGACCGCAGACCGCGCAGGCCCTGGCCGATGGGCTGGGGCTGACGTCGATGGGCGTGCGCCGCCACCTGGATCAGGCGCAGGATAAGGGGCTGGTGGAAAGCCATGACAGCAGCGGCAAGGTCGGCCGCCCGGTGCGGCGCTGGAGTTTGAGCGAGGCCGGCCATGCCCGCTTTCCCGACCGCCATGCGGAGCTGACGGTCGACCTGATTGGACAGGTGCAGGCGCTGTTCGGGCCGGCAGCCATGGAGCGCCTGATCGCCGCCCGCGAGCAGGCCAGCGAAGCGCTGTACCGCAGCCGGCTGCATGAGGTGGCGCCGGACGCGCCGCTGGCGCGCCGGGTCGAAGCCCTGGCCCGGGTACGCGACGAAGAAGGATATATGGCCGAGGCGCAGCCACAGGAAGATGGCGGCGTCCTGCTGGTCGAACACCATTGTCCGATCTGCGCGGCGGCGGCGGCCTGCCAGGATTTCTGCCGCTCGGAGCTGGCCGTGTTCGAGCGGGTGCTGGGACCGGAGGTGAAGGTGGTGCGGATCGAGCACCAGCTCGGCGGGGCGCGGCGCTGCGCCTACGCGGTCACGCCGCGGACCGCCGAATAG